The Mesorhizobium sp. AR10 genome includes the window CTCGCAGCTGCCGGCCGAACAGCGCCGTGCCGCCGCCCTTTCGGCGGCCATCGAGATCCGCCTCATGGCCGCCCAGGCGGTCACCACCGGCCTCGACAAGGACCCTGACTTCCAGCGTCGCATGGCATTCCTGCAGCAGCGCGCCCTGCATGGCGAACTGGTCGAGAAGGGTGTCGTCGACAAGGTCACCGATGCCGAGGTCCGCGCCCGCTACGACCAGGAAATCGCCAACACGCCGCCCGTCAACGAGGTGCATGCCCGTCACATCCTCGTGAAGACGAAGGAAGAGGCCGAGGCGATCATCAAGCAGCTCGACGGCGGCGCCGATTTCCAGAAACTCGCCAACGAGCACACCAGCGATCCCTCAGGCAAGACCAGTGGCGGCGATCTCGGCTGGTTCGGACCTGGCCAGATGGTGCCGGAATTCGACAAGGTTGCCTTCGCGCTCGAGGTCGGCAAATACACCAAGGAGCCGGTGCAGTCGCAGTTCGGCTGGCACGTCATCAAGGTCGAGGACAAGCGCGTCAAGCAGCCGCCGGCCTTCGACGACGTCAAGGATCAGGCCAAGCAGGCGGTCATCCGCGACAAGTATTTTACGCTGGTCAAGTCGCTGCGCGCTGCCGCCAAGGTCGAAATTCCGGATGAGACCTTGAAGAAGGCGGTCGACACGATGGAAAGCGCCAAATAGGCAGTCCAACTTAAGCGCGTCGCATTGAAACGGGTTCGGTCGACGCGCTTTAAGTCTTTGTTTTTATAAATGTCGTTGCACTAGACAGGGCGTCGCACGGCGCCCTGTCTACTTTGGATCTTGCGCATGATCCCATTCCGAACCTGCGGTTCGGGGTTATGCACTACCTATAGTGGGTCGAGGCCTTGAACGAGGCCGGGTCATCGGCGGCGAGTGCGCCGGAGAACTCCGGGATCCGCACCAAGAGCATCATCGCCCAGAACAGCGGCCAGTCCGTCCAGCGGCAAAAATCCTTGCCCACCGCTTGTGCGGTCTGCCGGTTTTCCTTGAACGATGTCGCCACGGCGCGAACGGCCAAGCCGATCCTTGAAAGATGGTTCTTCCTGCGCAGCAGCATCCGCGCAAACTGATAGCCCTTGTTGCGCCTGACATCCCAGATGAACCCCAGGCCCTCATAGGCGTGGATCGAGACTGCGCCGGTGGCAACCTCCATCGCGACGCCGTCGCGAAGCATTGCGTGCTGGCGCAGATGCGAGCTGACGAAGGGACCGTGATTGGCCTCGAAGCGATAGCGCTCGAGCACTGGCCGCCGGTAAAGCGCGCCATTGTTGCTGGCATGGATAACCTGGCCATGCCGGTTGCGGCGCTCGATGAAGCCGCGGTCGAGCAGTGACATCACCCTTTTCATCATGGTCTCTTCGCCGTAGC containing:
- a CDS encoding peptidylprolyl isomerase; this translates as MSLLFRRASLASLGLAFGLSALSLSPLMAQEAAPAQPAAPAPAAAPVDPNAVVATINGQTLTEADLVLAEGELSQQFSQLPAEQRRAAALSAAIEIRLMAAQAVTTGLDKDPDFQRRMAFLQQRALHGELVEKGVVDKVTDAEVRARYDQEIANTPPVNEVHARHILVKTKEEAEAIIKQLDGGADFQKLANEHTSDPSGKTSGGDLGWFGPGQMVPEFDKVAFALEVGKYTKEPVQSQFGWHVIKVEDKRVKQPPAFDDVKDQAKQAVIRDKYFTLVKSLRAAAKVEIPDETLKKAVDTMESAK
- a CDS encoding glycosyltransferase, encoding MSESISTTVLPISLIMVSDYLTADGDDELRRSLRAYAQDERGVPGEIVIMLPRGHTSGIEADLSGKAAFLCPLVIVATHDSDESSQLKDAALAHCRYDLVAVVEADCLPRPGWLEALHETFEKNPKLDAVSGRTSYGEETMMKRVMSLLDRGFIERRNRHGQVIHASNNGALYRRPVLERYRFEANHGPFVSSHLRQHAMLRDGVAMEVATGAVSIHAYEGLGFIWDVRRNKGYQFARMLLRRKNHLSRIGLAVRAVATSFKENRQTAQAVGKDFCRWTDWPLFWAMMLLVRIPEFSGALAADDPASFKASTHYR